The genomic interval ttagctgtatggctttaagatggaattaagatttaaatactgacaggttgttaacccattgtctacaagaggaatcccaaattattaaggcctatccctaagtcgccctttacgactttcataggaaagatatagagtggtttTATTGTAAAGTGCGGCAGAACAACacagttttaaagaaaatattccttgaatatgtaataaatatttaattttttaacaatttaaacaCATCATTGAAACAATTAAGGTAGCTTCATTAAGCTATTAGCTATCacacttattaaaatttagtgaTTAAAGTTGGTGAAAGACGCAACTGCTTCTTAGTCTTAGTGCAATAACTAGGTATGTTTCTGGAAATGCTTTGGCTCgcttacatttacatatatcCAGCATGTCGTCAACTTGATAAACTTCTCAGTCAGCCTTTAGTCTACTTTCAACAGGTTGTGTTTCATCCAGAGATTCATGTTGCCCCTCTTGTTCAATTGTCTCTTtgtcttttttacttttgggCGCAAAAGCGCACACGCCTCCCTCACATTTAAATGGAAACTCTGTCTTGACGTTTCCATCAGCGTCCTTTACGGCCCAGGGATTCCAAAACCGTAACACGTAGGGTTGAATAAACTTGTGCCACAAGAACAGTAGAACGGGAATGATGAAACATGGCACGCAAAccattataatttcttttttgattaAATCACGAACACGATTTTACAATTGGCTATTTATCTTGTTATTATCAGTGTGAGAAAGATATAGTAATTAATGGATCAtgaataagattttataaatattttttttacttttctttaatgactaatttttatttatcaattcatATTTGTGACATGACATGTGTATGTGTCAATGTCAAATGAGTGATAGCAATTTGTTTCGTACCTACACTGTACAAGCCAAGATCGAAAAGCAATGGTGTCTTTTATCAATATTCCAAGAGATTCCCCCCAATTTCATGACGTATCATGGGCCACCTACAGTGACCGTTCTTCACAGCTTTGTCTCTAATGGGAACACAATACCTGTAATAGCAATTAGGAACGTAGTACGAGCAAACATTTGGCTGCGCTGGGCACCGAACCCAATTACGTCATGTACGGTGTGTTGGAAAATGTTTTGGCCACGGGTGAATGAATTTGTTgattaatgaaaaatgaacTTTTAAAAAGTGTTGAATGAAaagattatttgaaaataatttgacgtatgtaatggcctcttaaatgcatGTGCAATGCATTTTTGACATAGTATTGACATAATCTTTACGGTATGTACATATCCTAATATACAATTTGAAgtaatattcgtattgaaatcaataattttatacttattcacacacatacacacttataatcacatatatatctcttgcggggaagacagagccaatattctctaaaagactaataggacacgctcagctgtttggcttaatggtagaattgagattcaaatagtgacaggttgctagcccatcgtctaaaagaagaatcccaaatttataagcctatctctaaattgccttttacgaaatccatggtaaagagaaaCACACGGTACTACTACTACtgattgaaatttatataaaagaataagttAATGCCCTTACTGTACTTAACTGGCTGTTCTTAACTGGATGCTCTTAGAGTGAGGCCGTGTTAACATCGTAGGGAAACTGATTCAAtgtgggttaggttcccctgcaaaggttgcagaggtcagacaggAGGTGAAAACCTGACGTATCCAATCCAATATTGCGTTTAGAGGAGAACaacgggctcttctccagaaaggtgaggacgcaaccgggactaacgccagaaggaTAATGATTTGGGGTACTGTCCGACAATTATTAATAGGTATTATACAGATagtataatacatattaatcTGTCTAATAATAATCTTATAGAAGTACGAATGACACAAACTTATACATTCATCACACGCGCGCAGTTGCTGATGTGAACTCTGGTTCTTAATTATGATATAAAACGTTGAGTAAGGTAatcaaaaacaagaaaaaccGGTCTAAATATTCAGATGTCGTGTAGaatgttaaacttaaaattatatgaacaAGTCCGCATTGATTTATTGAAGCCATGTATTGTCCTTTGAAATATTGTTTAGGCACCTTAATTttagtacctaaataaataaactatgtcATCGAATCACATATTGATATATTGAATCTCAGTTATAAGATAATTTTCATAGCTTTACAACTGCACAGAAAACTGCGTGTATAGGTGTTAACGTATAGTAAGGCAAGTGAAGAAAGGTTAGTATTAgtattttgaaagaaattaaatgaagTATTTAGATTAACAAACTCATTTATTTCCCATcttacttacaaataaaattcaattaaaactacttacatagttattaaaaatgagTTATTCTTACTGTATAATCTAACTGtgccaaaaattaaaaataaatagtaaagtgTCCGTCCACTGAATGATAACAACGTTGAGACGAGGCATTAGATGTctctcaattttatttcctttaatGGGAAATTGGCTTTATTACGTTTACTAAATCTTTAGATATCTGCAAGCTACGTTTGCCTGGCTAATTATTGCATTTCAATATTCTGAATagttcattaatataataaactaaaatgttcacaaattaaataaatctacttGAGTTGAGACTCCCAAACTAAAAATAGGTATCTATCAATGAACAAATTGGACACAATAGAT from Amyelois transitella isolate CPQ chromosome 16, ilAmyTran1.1, whole genome shotgun sequence carries:
- the LOC106136036 gene encoding UPF0729 protein AAEL015238; protein product: MVCVPCFIIPVLLFLWHKFIQPYVLRFWNPWAVKDADGNVKTEFPFKCEGGVCAFAPKSKKDKETIEQEGQHESLDETQPVESRLKAD